A single region of the Branchiostoma lanceolatum isolate klBraLanc5 chromosome 1, klBraLanc5.hap2, whole genome shotgun sequence genome encodes:
- the LOC136421448 gene encoding glutamate receptor ionotropic, delta-1-like: MKVKGESGGYRYVGFCIDLINALAEQLDFTYELYEPEDGQYGAEKDDGTWSGMVGELVSGRADIALAAMTISSKREKVVDFTSQYMDYGTGLIMKKPKEGMREQFAFFLPFKMTVWIVVVASIVVVVVELNLLSRVRVKLNLVDQSRRENDADFDLRNSAWFSYASLLRKG; encoded by the exons ATGAAAGTGAAGGGCGAGTCAGGGGGTTATCGGTACGTAGGGTTCTGTATTGATCTTATCAACGCCCTAGCGGAACAACTAGACTTTACCTATGAACTGTACGAGCCGGAGGACGGCCAGTACGGAGCGGAGAAAGATGACGGGACGTGGTCCGGTATGGTGGGGGAACTCGTCTCCGGG CGCGCTGACATCGCTCTAGCTGCAATGACCATCAGTTCCAAGCGGGAGAAAGTTGTCGACTTTACATCCCAGTACATGGACTATGGGACTGGCTTGATAATGAAAAA GCCAAAGGAAGGCATGCGAGAGCAGTTTGCGTTCTTCCTACCATTCAAAATGACGGTTTGGATCGTTGTCGTGGCCTCCATCGTCGTCGTGGTGGTTGAGCTGAATCTCCTCAGTCGCGTCAGAGTCAAGTTGAATCTCGTGGATCAATCACGGCGCGAAAATGATGCCGATTTCGACCTGAGAAATAGCGCTTGGTTTTCATACGCGTCACTTCTGAGAAAAGGTTAG